Below is a genomic region from Dama dama isolate Ldn47 chromosome 17, ASM3311817v1, whole genome shotgun sequence.
TGTTACAGTCTTTATCAAATTAACCATGAGATAGTTTTTACCTTCCAGATGGTCTCAAAGTTACTAATTTATCATtagacaataaatatatattagctTGTAGTGTAGTAGTAAATTTTTAGATAGCTACTTGGGCATATTTATTTGTCAAACTGTTCTCTATATTTTACATTAGATCAGATGCAAAAGAAGATAGTATTTACATTAATACTTTAGAAGCTTTCTATGTCTCAAATATACTTTTCTTGAAATCCTGGACACATTTAGATGTGGGGAAGTCCACTGGGACATTTAGCAGCACCTAATTTCATGAGTTTCATACTAGGTGCCAAGAAATTAGATTGtctaaatattttggaaataaaactaAATCAACTGTTCCTTTTCTATCCATCATCTAATATTTCACTCAAGGCACCTACAATGAAACTAAAATTAAGTAGAGAAAAACTTACCTAGTTGGTATTTTGAATAAAAGTTTGCCATTTGTCCACTGTTGCAAGACTGTCGTTTATGTCTTTTTGTTGACATTTCTGTGGTCTTCCATGgtggtctttttcttttgttcaatTTGCTAAGAGCTTCACAATTATCAGGATTCTTGTCATAGTTaacacatttatttaatttactatTTTCAAGTTGGGCAGGAAATTTATCGCTTGAAGGATTATTTGCTTtagcattttctatttctttagattgctttttaaaagaattttgccTAGCAGACTGGGATCTTAAGGTAAAGCGCTTTGATTCTTCTATGTGAGTTTGACGATTACTTCCACAGTTAGATTCAGGAGAGTAAATGATGGTATTTAACTTAAAAGTATTTCTGTGTTCGAGATAGTTGATTTTCCTCAAAAATATTCTACAGTCTTTTAAGGTTTTTGACCTCCAATTATTTAAACATACATTTCCTAGTCTTGGtcccttttcaaactctttttggCTGCAGTTTGTTCCATTCTCCTTTGCTTCTGAGTTAAATTTATTCTCTAAACTAGCATGTGTTTTGAAATCAGACATGGCCAACCTCTGTTGCAAAAAGTTATCCCTGATCTCAGCTGGGAAAATAAACTGATTATCTACTGTGTTTTTTCCTTGGAGTGGGACGTCAGCATTTGTTACTCCCTCAGTCTTACTCAAAAGTTGGTTCTGGCAAAAAAATCTTAAGTTCCTCCTTTTAGATATCCAAGCACCTGTCCCATGGCTGTGCAGCTTTCCCTCTCTTCTCCACCTTTCATGATGCAACCTCTTAAACTCAGTTCTTTTTAATCTAGTTAGTGTTAAAttacttttcacatttaaaaGCGGGGAGCTAATCATTTTATGCAGTATATGCAACTTCCCTGCTGACTTTGAAGGTGAAGATAGtgcaaattttttaaagtgctttctGAAAGGGCTGGTATTAAAATCAGAATATTTCGTCCCTAATTTAATTCCTCTGGTGTTTATTACTTCCAAAGGGTTTCGTGCATTTGCTTTTCTAACTAGTGAAAGAGACTGTGTTTCTGTTGTTTGCATAAACCAGGTACAGAGTTCATTCAAATCACACTTTTTCTGAAAAAGCATTTTTACGGGTGAAACCTCAAGTTCTAAAAGACAGGTCTCCAAAGGGCTTGCTATTTTGAAGTTATCATTTTCAATGGGTTCTCTTTTTTTATGAACACAATTTTCAGCTTCATCTCCACTCACAGGCACccaagcatttgttatttgttcaaATCTATTGTTTAATTCCTCTAATAAGGAATCGTTTGAAGTAGAAGCAGCCCACCACCTGAGCAAAGGGTTTGATGAAATTATAGGGTCCAAGGATACTTCAGAAATGGGTATTAATTTATCTTCCAAatgcttttttgcattccttGAATTTCTAGCTCCTGGCGTACCTTTGGAAGCTATTTTAATCCTTGACTGCTTATGTTTGTCCTCCTGACTTTTACCTTTCTGCAAACGGAGCTTATATGACTTATGGAGCAGGGAATTTCTATAAATAAGTGAACTAGAAGATGCTAATGAATGTAAGAAATGCAGAGATGGTTTTCGATCCCTAATAGAATGTCTCAAAGGTATAGCAGCAACCATACTTTTCGATTCATTCTTGAATTTGTCAGCTTCAGTGTGCCTTGTATCCATGGTGCACTGGCGATTTTCTTCAAGCAGACTTTTCTGGAATATATTCTCTTGTTCTAAAGGAGGTAAGCAGCTGCTAATACTCACTTCTCTCTCCTGAGGTGAAATTCTATTGATAGTCACAGATATGCCAGAGATTTTCACTTTTGCAGGTCTACCAGGCTTCCTAATTATTGCCAAAGGCTTCTGATTTGGTCGAATAATGTTCTTGGAAGATTGAGGTATCATAGACTTGTTCTTGAAAGGTCTAACATATTCAAAGCCAGACCCCAAGATTTCACTTTCAGTAGTCAAACTTGTAATAGCACTTATTCTTTCACCCAAGTCAGTGTCATATTCTCTAATACTTCTGAGACTATTATATTCTGTTGGAAAATcagtaacattattttttaaagacatgcCACTGCTTTTGTTTATACTTCCTTCAGAAACATGCCTTTTAGTTCTTCTTGACCTTCCATAAATAACAGTTACTATAATACTCTTCTGATATAAACCTTCTTTTACTTCTGATATGAGAGACTCTGGGCTTTTCTTTTCAGCACTAATGGACTCATCTTGGCAAATGGAGATGTCTGTTTGGTCAGTTTTAGGTTTCGGTGGTCTTCCAATTGGTCGCTTTATCTGTTTTACAACCTGGGGACCTATTTTTTTAGGTCTACctggttttcttttaaaagatgaatCAATCGTATTGCTTGAATATTCTTTAGGTAACTCTTGTGGGTTATCATTCTTCATATCATCTGTAAACACTGCAGAGGATTCTGCAGTTTCTTTTGCACAATTAaatttgtttagttctttttggAAAATGTCACCATCATTAAGATTAGAACTATAATTTACAGAGTTAGCATTTGGGATggtctcatttgtttcttttctgttttcagttacTTGATGAGTTGGTtgcttttcagaagaaaaattatgatttgATTCAGAATTACTGACTGAAGTTAAAGTATATTTGACTCCTTCACTGCTTTTAACCTCAGATAAAAACATGAGTTTGATAGGACTAGAATAGGTGGCAAAAGAAGAGCTTTCAATGGTTTCATATTTTGTTGGTACATTTTCAACACTGGAAATCAAGCTATTTGTGTTTAAAACAGATGACTTTTTCTGGTTATTAAGTTGTTTGCTAATCAAATCTACTGTAGGTATATGATTGGTTTTAATATTGGTGGATGCTACTATGGATTTTGATAAACTTTGCTCTTTGCATGTCATTCTACTTACAGTTAGAGTCATATTTCTACCAGCAGGTTGATCTTTACCATCAACTTCTATAAATTTCTTGGATGCTTTATACCCTTCTGATAATGACTGATTATTCCAAGACTTTTTGGCCATATTTATTGTATCTTCCAAACGTTCCACAACAACTTGTAAATTAGAATTCATTGCAATTTTGTTTAAATCTATACTATGTGAGCTTTCAATCTGAATATTTTTTACTGCGTCTTTTCTTTTGGTAGAGTCAGAAACTTTTTTGGCCTTAGGGGATTTTTTGAAAACATAATTATTTGTTACATATATAGAATACCACCCTGGAGGTACAATATTTCGTTTGGTTCTGCTCAAAAGTCCAGGGACATCACTTTTCAAAGGAGTTTGAGTATTCTCTAATTTTGgattctctttatgattttgcaAAAACTTTTTCCTAGCCACAGATTTCTCCTGTGATCTCCTTATGCTCATTTCCTCAGGAGAAGCTGTTTTAAAGCTTTCTGAAAATGCATCAAAAGCCAAGTTAGATTCTAAATTATTTAGAGGTAGTTGCAATGACTGTAATCCATAATCTGGTAAAAAGGATGTTTCCACATGATTATTATCTTGCAGGCTTTTAGAATTTTGTAAAGAAGGTCCTTGGCAATGATAGAATTGCTCTTTGTCTGCTGAAAAGAGTTCATCATTGCGCAAAAACTTCCTTGGATTTTTTCCGgtgtatttttttctcataaagttTTCATTAAGACTAGCAAGTTCTCTTTTTATCTGTAAAGACTGCCTTCTGAATATGGGTGAGTCAGGAGAGCTGTGCATTGCAAATAAGGTTTCTTGACGCTTTCGAAATCTTgtctgaataattttattttctatcattttatcaTGTTGACTCAGTAATTCCATAAAACTGTAATCACTGGCCTTTGCATTATGCAAAAGAGAGGTTATTAAATCTctcaattttaaatcattatctgTATTGCAATCACTGCTAGATAATTTTATAAGGTTTGTCATATCTATTGTTTCTATtgactttaatttttcattaatacGATCCATTAAATCTTGAAAAATTATAGTAGTTTCACCCTTTTCATGATTTGTAGTACAATTATTGCTGTCTTCTAAGAGCAAAGAATCAGAGTTACTGGATTTTTTAGTTTTAGGCATTTTACCTTCATGATCATCTTCATCACTGCTTATTTCTGCTGGTGTCAGAGATGGAGGCTGGTTAATGTTTGTTTCAAGTCTATTATTTTCTAAGGCTGAACACTCTGAGATGAcatctttcaatttttcaaatcCTTCAGCTTGCACAGGTGATAATGGTGGGGGTGAGGGACTTCGAGATCTACAAACATCTTGAAGACTTACTGAAACATCACATATTTCCCTTGATGAAAGAGGACTCTGAAAGCCTGATTTTGTGGAATGAATGTCTGCTAACAGTCCAGAACAACACCTGTGAGAATTGTAACTGTTTGTAATTCCTCTATTCACCACCGTCTTAATGTGTTCAATAGTTACAGTTTGGCAAGATAAACAATGTACATCTTTAATACAGACTGGCAGAGGCACAAAACCAGGGCTTTGTCTTTCATTCTGTAAATGCCCTCTTTCTGCCAGCCTATATTCACAACTACAGAACAGACCATCTAAATCATCTTCAATTAGGGGATTCTGAGACTCTGAAGACACAGTATAGGATGAATTACAACAGCAAAGAGAAGCAGCATTCTGCTCTTGGACTAGAAATTTCAACATAGCCAAAACTTGTTCCTGGTGATGTATGCACAAAGATTCCAAAACTTTGCTTAATGctgattttcctttttccattttagtaGCTTCCTCTGATTTTGCAgttgaactaaaaataaaaatcaaacaaaaaatgaattaCAGCAAAAATACTAATATTAATTTTAACAGAGCTTGAAATAGATATTTTGATATTGCTGGACTCCTAATTCCTATGGAGAGCTGTGAAAGTGACATCTTGATTATTGCTTACCGAAAATATAATGAAGCACTTATGACAATTTCCTATGACAAAATATGAGTCAAAGCAAAACCCTATTTTTTGTGTAATATAAAGGCTGCTACTGATAGATATGGTTATATTTACAGATTGCTAATGTTTAGTGCTTTGGCTATATTAAGAATATTTAATGGAAAGTGCTTCAGAAGGAGTTAAAATTTTTGtaaagtaaacattttataaGTTATTTGGTAGTTATCAGTCCATATTAGTACAGATAAGATAAATAAGATGTAGGAGAAAATCTttcttatctttatttaaaatagatatttttcaaggtagtgaaaataaaattattaataaaaagtttTGTATAGTCAAAAGGAAAATTAAGGGATTTAGATTTCATATAAATAACAGGCATTTTAAcctagtaataaaataaaaatttaagctatttaaaaatgtaatctatttttaatttattttaaatactaaatTAATTACATCAAAACTAAAGGCATTACTTACCTAATTATTTAATTTCAAATGCTGGAAAATATCCcactgcagaaactaacataaatcTAATGGAAACTAAAACCCAGGATTACTTAGCAACCAATGTATaagtctataaaaaaaaaaatctttctaatcCAATACCAGcagcaagaagaataaaatatattaaaagaattcTGTTTCAGAAAAGTATCTATTTAAATTAAACATATCACCAAACTCTGTACATGAAAATAGCCTCCCACTTGTGATTTCTtatagttgttgttgttagttactggtttgtataaattttatttaggGTTGGAACTGAAATATGCTGACTATGAACTGTGATAGAAGACTGTATTTTGCTTAAATAAAGGGTTATATTCaccaatattaaaaattaaataatttctttaaaatgaaagtgaaactgattttaaaaagttctccCTAAATCCAATTTAACCTGTTTCACAGATAAGTAGGCAACATGTTatctacattttataaaatttctgtTGAGTAGCAAAAACACCAAAGCAAATGTTTCAGATTAGATAAAATTTTTTCtagaaaaaagataattttactaGATTCAACCAATGTTTTGCTGCTAAAACTAGTGTGGGATTTAACATAAAGCAGTTATCAAACAGAGAGGAGAGATgaaattacaataaaaattttgaagTCCACTGTCATCTCTAGACAGATGAAGACAGGACATGACCTCGGTATCTCTtccctttggaaaataatttttttgtaaattttgtcATGGTTGGAGTATAAAATGATTGAACTGACTCCAAAGATTCACTACTGTATAGCTCAGAAAACATATGTAGAGATAAAGGCACAAGTAAATGTTAACTGTCAATAAAAGAGTGTAAGTGGTATTCTGTTCTTTCCCAGCAAATTAAAAACTATAATTTTCACATAAGCAAAAGAAAACCCCAAAAGTTCTGACAGGTCCATTTCCAACACGTTTGTTTAAAAGTTATGTTATGGCCTATTAAACGTATCTATGACTAAAGAGAGAAtttacatgcttctcataaaaATAACTCCCTAAAACTGGTTTAACCTGTTTCACAGATAAGTAGGCAATGTTGTATCTACATTTCATAAAACATTGTTGTTTGAATAGAAGCAAAAACACCAAAGCAAATTTTGCAAATTAGATAAAACTTTTTCAGAAAAAGActatctattttttaaacattactaTGCTTTCGTAACAGTTCCTGAAATGCTCAAGTGATTTTTTCTGTTAGTAGTCTAGAGCAGAACTAATCAAAATTAATGACTAGTGTTATTGTGAAAATCATTGATTTTTATAGCTCCCTTTTGACATTCCAAGAGGTCTATACTTTAAGAATTTCTTATTcagttgattatttttaatagtggAACTTTGAAAGTCTCAACAATATCATAGGGGCCAATAATTTCAATCTAATGTCATATGAAGAACAGCTTTAAAAAGTTACTAATTAGATATTCAGATATTAAGATTTTATACATCTCTCTCAGATATCAGATAACTAAGTTCTCAAATTAGAGAATTCCACAATATGCTTATTTGGcttcaattattttcatttctgtatttttttgtatGTTAGAATCTCAAAGAAAAACCGAATGTATGAGTAAATAGTTGAATACACATAAGCCTCCAATCTAGAATTTATTCTCACTTAACTACATAAAGCTTCTAATATTGTATGTTTCACAGCTCCATTGCTTTTCATGCTAAaattttttctaaccttttcctGTTTGATTTATAAACAAACACATCCTGCTTATTTTTTCATAAGTTTCTATCCATTTTCCCCATTATAAGCTTTGTTGCTGAGAGTTGTCTTTAGaaaaaagtcaatttctattatTAATAAAACTGCTTCCTAGAGTGAATCAAAGAAGCCAGTGTAgtcaagttttcttttcttttctctttttcttttactgaatgaatgagtaaatcaaTCACACACCAACAGTGTTGTAAATTTAAGTGCAAAAGCATTGAAGTGCTTTACTACAAATTACAACCTAGAAACACGTTAACTGAACAATTAAAATTCATACAATCAGATTTAGATATATAACAACACAAAGTAGAAACAGAATTACAGTACATTTACAACACAAGACAGATACATGAATTCATTagaaaatattgtaataaataatTCATGAATTATAGTGCAATTGATTTATGCATAAATATAACTAATTGCCTAACAATCAGTTTATATTAACAAAATCTGTCAAAATCAAGGCAGCCACAGAGTTTTACTAAATTACTGCGACAATGAAAATACTGTAATTAAAGAACAAATACAAGTATTTGTACTGTAAACAACTAAAAAAATCAGTCTCACTAAAGTTAGTAtacaatttaatataaaattgtcATTAGCTACCAGAAATGGTTTAAACAACTTTACTGAGCAGTAGTTTTCTAAAAACAGAggcactgttttttcttttccttctttttttttttaatataaaatacttgAGGAACATTCAAATAAGTAGAAAGCACATAAGGATTGCTTTCACCTTCACTAAAAGTCTGCTGAAACTGGATTTTTCAGAAAATTGTCAATTAACAAGTAGTAACTGGTAACTAAATTTATAAAGTACTTTGAAAGTTAAACATAAAGAACACCTTAATAGAATCACTGGGGAGAAGGGGAACCCATAAATTTCCCTGCCTTTCCTAGTTTGTATAATCAAAAGTTAACTCAATAATTAgaaacattttgtttcttttaaaagttatggGTTGATCATTACCTATAAActatcaaaaaatatttaatttactatttctgaccaaaaataaataatacgaGTACTAAAATGCTGCAAATTAACTATAATATTACCTATAAAACTACTGATCACTGTGAAGTCAATAGCAAAATGATCCCTGATTTTATGAATCCTGTAAAGTTTTTGGTCAGGTCATCttttaaatgatataaaagtGTTCTGTAAGTATCCCTTTACTATAAACTTCTCAATCAATTTATTAATGTAAATATAGTGTGAGGAATAAAAAAGCTCAATACAATATAAATATTATGTAATGCATTCAAACCCCCAAATTTTTGCAGGTAAAATTCTGTATAAAGAGGTCAATAAAATTGTGTTGAAACATTTAACTTTGCTTTTCAATGGGGGGGAAgggaaatatattaaataatccaAGTTCTGGCCCTCACAAAATATGgcttaattctttaaaaagaaagatgaccCTGACATCTGCTGTTTTGCAATCTATTATGTATACtttcttggggggaaaaaaaagagcaagaggaTTCATATCCTAGTATGCAAGTAACTTTAATAGCTGAAGAGGATTCAGTATAGATCTGAGAGACCAAATAACTACTTGGTTGTGTAGTTTCCTactcttcagtttctttaaacTTATGTAAGCAGTTTTTAAATGTAATAGCTGAAAATCTCTTTAGTATTCTATGTATATGTGATTATtagatacacacaaacacaagtgTAAAAACACATGTATTTGACAAGgtgcacttattttttaaattcagctttAAGTATTCCTTTTGGACTTAGGAAAACTGGCTTAGAAAAAATGATCAGACCTGAATTTTAACAGAGAAAAGGGGCACTAgaagaattttatatttatgaagCAAATCCCCATTCTTTCTATGGAGGCACATGCTTTGTAACATTTTACCACTAAAACTGCATACTCCATAAATCCAACATGGATACtctgaaacacattttaaaactgcTATACAAAATTACTGGTCTTTCTTATGAGTCTAGTAAAAGTTAAAATGCACTGCCCAGCTTCTAACTACCTAATTAGTAGAGAGTTTACATTACTGAAAGTTCAAAACAGCTTCAgtgttaaatatttgtaaatctatTCAAGACCCTGAACAAACTGCAAATTTGGTTATTAGCAAAATGATAATGTATCGCCCACCAAAATGAAATCTGTAATTCATTTTGATAaactgaaaatgttttgaaatgtcACAGCAGCAAATATATTAAAGTTACACTGAGGTTTTTCAATAGTAGGAGTGTGTCACAATCCTTAAAATTTAAAGTAGTCATAACATCAACTAACCAGCACATTTAAACCAAAATTATCATTCTCAAGCTTTTTCTGTGCACATTATAAACATGCTCTAAGTTGCATTCCAACTTTCTTTTCTAACCTTACACATTagcttatttttcaaatgaaaaacaaaattaaattattttaataattaaatttaaattactttttgttCTTAGTATTCCATCTTACATTAAAGGATTCTATAGCTGCTGGGGTTAACTATGTgtcagtttctttttaaagtatataccTTATAAACCCCAACTTCCTGCTAAATCAACTattaaatgataaatattaaatttcattATACATATCAtttaaggttttctatttctGGTGGATGCACTTGAGTGCATTTCATATTTCATAGAATGCACTGTAGTGTACTAATactgtatatattaatttttattagtgtgGAGATAGCTGTCTGTTTAAACTTTGATTGGTTGTTTCATATACTTACAGTAAATGTAAGTATGTTATGCAAAAATGCTTACAAACTAGTAATATATTTCCATTAGAAGATGGTTCAACTGAATGGCTGGAGTGGTCTTTcaccaataaaaatatttcacttgACAGTTACTTGTTTTCCCACAATGCTTTATGCTATTGACTACTAAAGAAAACCTGAATCTTTTTCACCTATTTATACAAGGATTAAATTACAAACTATCAGAATTAAGTAAGCAACTATATAATTCTGTCCACAGTGAAAACCCtgaataaaactttttttcaaaaGGCATGTAAGTGGTTTTTGAACTGTAAAATTTCATGTCTCCTGTCAGAGTGAGCATCTGTAATTCCCACATGTGTGTATACAGACACACAACAACAcacctgtgtacacacacacgcaaacacacatacacgcacgcacgcacatacacacacacaaacatcttCCTAACAAGTAATCTACACAGGCTTGCTGCTGTTTTTGCAGCTGCCAGTCCCTGAATCTGTCATATTATATAACCCAGTGTCTGGTAATCGGAGTTTCTTCTTCGGAGGAGTCTTCAGTGTTCCAGATCTTTCTTTTACCTTGTATTCTAAAGTGCTGTGAGGTACCCCATAAATTCCTTGTGCTTTGGAAACACTCATTTTTCCGCTCATTACCATTGCAATAGCCTCTTCCATTATTTCATGATCATATTGCCGATAACGGCCACGTTTTTTCCTGGGCTGCTTATTATCTTTCCGATCCAATCCATCTTCAGTATTTTCAGAGGTTCCATCAACTGTTCCATTTTTAGAATTAAGACACAAAGGAGAGAGGTCCCCATGTAGAAAGTAAGAGTCAACACTTGAGTGAGTTACAGGCCCAGAACattctattttgttctgtttagggagtatatttttcagtttttggaGGGCTGATCCTTCAAGGACTGGAGAGGTTTTGGAAACTTGATACATAACATCCAGCAGACCAGGACCATCAGGTTGTTGTGGTTTTGAAATAGAACTTACTCGTAGCTGAGGAATTTTTAACTGTACAGTAGGATGTGTTTCATATTGtaggctttcatttttttctttaaattgagtAACCATTTTCTGTAGAGTTAACTGATGGAGGTAACTGGAAGCTGTTGGGAATTTTAATTCTGAGGTTTCAAGTAGATTAAGTTTACTTTTTTCTGTGCGCTCTGCTTGAGCTCTTGCCCACAAGGCTACTTTTTGCAGCACTGCAcaagtttctttactgtctttaAATGAGTAACTATCATTGAAATCtcgagttttgtttttaaaagatgcaggcttccctgctggtaaGGCTTCTAAGTGGAGAAGTAAAGTTTTTTGAGGTATGCCATAAAGTATGCCTGCTTTATTTATGTCCAGTGCTCCAGACTGAATGTCTTTCAAAGCTTTTGAGAGCAAACCATCTGCAAACTCAGCACTTCTTTCCACATAGTCCTCTCTGTTTCTGTGTAGTCTCCTGGATGGATGGAATGAAACGATGGTAAACTGATGCATGAGAGACTCTCACACAGCTATGGAAGGGGAGGGTCCACTCCTTTATTATACTCCTTGCTTAGGTAACATCACTTTTTAAGTCTGTGAGATGTAGTAGTTACTCCTTATCAAAGCAAACGCTACAGTCCTGGTAGGACAATGTGTCAATCATACGGTGGCCTCAACGGGCAAACCTTCCAAGAACATAAAATCCTAACTCAGTATTTGTAAAAATATTCTCATGATGTTGCTATTCCTCTGACAGATGCTTGTAGAGCAacacttataatttttttttacaattagaGTTCCATTATATAAAATACCCAAATCCTAAAGGAGTTTTTGTTAGTAGAAACGTGACGTTACCGCTAAACAAGTAATAAAAGAGTCAACCCCTTTAAAGGAAATTTGTAGCAGTAAGAATATTTCCAAACACAAACACCCCATATTTTTCTCTagataaaaacttaaaatttgaaACAAGTAGATATGTTATATTGGGTAAAATACTTTTAGATTTTATAcatgttatttctattttgaatGTATAGTTATAACTTTCAAAGTTTCTTTAACAGAAAGTTCTTTATACCTTATGACTCAAAAAGCTATTACAGCCTTAGTTGAAACAAATTACACTCTGTATCTGAGATTTAAATGTTACTAAAAAGCTTCCTATGCAAATCATTAATGGGAGATGCAAAAGTTACCCCCCCAAAATTCCAAAAGAACAGCACTTCACTATTaatgatttaattaattaaacaacAGCTTTCAAAGCATGAAAGGACTTTCTGTGGTGATTACTAGATATATTAAGTCTGCCACCACACCTAAGACACAATGAAAAAACTCTAAGCACTGTAAGTTAGTTATAAGAATTAGTAAGTATAGTACTTTTAAAACTAGTtgactgtttaaaaaattaaatagtgaaattacatattttcctttaaactGCCTCCTAAATACTGAATTTAAAATTCTCTACTCGTCCTGCTTCTTAGTTTGTATTCTATGATTAAGTTGGTAGTTCATTTTAGTAACATGAACTAAAGTTTGGTGATTGTTCTGATAACTTTTCtttaacagaaagaataaaaaagaaaagagaaaggacaaatgaaaggtatgaaagacaCACATTTATGAGTGACAAAAATTCTGGAAGAAAACTATATATGTCAGTCTATTCAGAGTAGTATGAAGAATTCTCTGCATAATTTTATactaatattaaattatatttcctaGATATTGCTTACCCAGCCACTGAATTTTCAGAAGAAGGATCACATATTGATGACTCTTCAGATTTTATGCTGGTTTTCTTTGTAGAGAGATCTAACACTCCATCCCCTATAATTTTTGCAAGAGAAAAAACTTTATATTTGTGACAGATAGGTAATCCTTACATCATAACATTTCATATTTTGATGATCTACTAATTAATGACCTAAAAATTAACACTGGTATTTGATATGTGGCCATTACCAACTCATCTTGTGGTTTTAGCAACAGAACATGACTGGGAAGGCACTACATAGGAAAAAAGAACAGAGGAAGAGCTGGCATTGCCGTGAAATGAAGAAATTAGataaaaactgtttaaaatcCTTGTTCACCTTTCTCACTGTTCTGCAGTGAAGAGTCACTCAATTGCTTATTCAATAAAAAACAT
It encodes:
- the LCORL gene encoding ligand-dependent nuclear receptor corepressor-like protein isoform X1, translating into MDRINEKLKSIETIDMTNLIKLSSSDCNTDNDLKLRDLITSLLHNAKASDYSFMELLSQHDKMIENKIIQTRFRKRQETLFAMHSSPDSPIFRRQSLQIKRELASLNENFMRKKYTGKNPRKFLRNDELFSADKEQFYHCQGPSLQNSKSLQDNNHVETSFLPDYGLQSLQLPLNNLESNLAFDAFSESFKTASPEEMSIRRSQEKSVARKKFLQNHKENPKLENTQTPLKSDVPGLLSRTKRNIVPPGWYSIYVTNNYVFKKSPKAKKVSDSTKRKDAVKNIQIESSHSIDLNKIAMNSNLQVVVERLEDTINMAKKSWNNQSLSEGYKASKKFIEVDGKDQPAGRNMTLTVSRMTCKEQSLSKSIVASTNIKTNHIPTVDLISKQLNNQKKSSVLNTNSLISSVENVPTKYETIESSSFATYSSPIKLMFLSEVKSSEGVKYTLTSVSNSESNHNFSSEKQPTHQVTENRKETNETIPNANSVNYSSNLNDGDIFQKELNKFNCAKETAESSAVFTDDMKNDNPQELPKEYSSNTIDSSFKRKPGRPKKIGPQVVKQIKRPIGRPPKPKTDQTDISICQDESISAEKKSPESLISEVKEGLYQKSIIVTVIYGRSRRTKRHVSEGSINKSSGMSLKNNVTDFPTEYNSLRSIREYDTDLGERISAITSLTTESEILGSGFEYVRPFKNKSMIPQSSKNIIRPNQKPLAIIRKPGRPAKVKISGISVTINRISPQEREVSISSCLPPLEQENIFQKSLLEENRQCTMDTRHTEADKFKNESKSMVAAIPLRHSIRDRKPSLHFLHSLASSSSLIYRNSLLHKSYKLRLQKGKSQEDKHKQSRIKIASKGTPGARNSRNAKKHLEDKLIPISEVSLDPIISSNPLLRWWAASTSNDSLLEELNNRFEQITNAWVPVSGDEAENCVHKKREPIENDNFKIASPLETCLLELEVSPVKMLFQKKCDLNELCTWFMQTTETQSLSLVRKANARNPLEVINTRGIKLGTKYSDFNTSPFRKHFKKFALSSPSKSAGKLHILHKMISSPLLNVKSNLTLTRLKRTEFKRLHHERWRREGKLHSHGTGAWISKRRNLRFFCQNQLLSKTEGVTNADVPLQGKNTVDNQFIFPAEIRDNFLQQRLAMSDFKTHASLENKFNSEAKENGTNCSQKEFEKGPRLGNVCLNNWRSKTLKDCRIFLRKINYLEHRNTFKLNTIIYSPESNCGSNRQTHIEESKRFTLRSQSARQNSFKKQSKEIENAKANNPSSDKFPAQLENSKLNKCVNYDKNPDNCEALSKLNKRKRPPWKTTEMSTKRHKRQSCNSGQMANFYSKYQLAGYNKWTLDTSEVSGQNNLPPDLLCLSEHATSEN